The Candidatus Leptovillus gracilis DNA segment CCAGGCTACGCCCGATCAACTGGAAGGATTGGATTTGTTAATTGTTGGCTCGCCTACACGCAGCTTCCGCCCCACGGAGGGCGCCTTACAATTGCTGAACGCCCTCTCTAAAAACCACCTGGTCGGCGCTGGCGTGGCCGCCTTCGATACCCGCATCGATCTGACGACAATTGATTCGTCCGTCTTTCGCTTTATTGTGGATAAAGGTGGTTACGCGGCCAATGCCATTGCCAAAACGCTGGAGAAGAAGGGCGGCCGGCTGCTGGCGTCGCCGGAGGGTTTTCTCGTTACCGGCGAACAAGGACCGCTAAAAGATGGCGAATTGGAGCGGGCCGCGGCCTGGGGCGAGGAAATCGTTCTTCACGAATAGCGGCACGAGATCTTCTCTTGCAAAGCAATGCTCAAACATTATCTTTTTGGTATCGCATTGGTGATGAGTCTGGTTAGTTTTGTGACCTGCGCGCTTTTCGGGCGCGGGGTCTGTTAAGTTAAAAAAAGGTGTTTCATGAAGGAAAAATTTACAACCGCCGGTAGGAATGAGTTAGAAAACACAGCCAACGAAAAAGGCGAAATTGCCGGGTTTTGGCGCGGGTTGTGGCACGGCCTGATCGCGCCGGTTGCCTTTGTGATGTCGTTGTTTAAGGACAACGTGGGTGTGTATGAAGCCCATAACAACGGGAAGTGGTACAACTTTGGCTTTATCCTGGGCCTGATGATCACGCTGGGCGGCAATAAAGGCGTTAACATGCAGGCCAATATGCACAAAGAGTGATCAGACGGCCAACGTGATTGGGGCGGATTGGTTTTGGGGATGAAAGCCGGAATTTTGAAACGATTGGGCGCAACGCGCCTTGGGGTGTGGGCCATCAAGCATGTGGTGACGCTGCTGGACCGCCGGTTGTATCGCTGGACGAACGGCCGTTGCCTCGCCTCTGGCCGTCCCTAGCCCCCACCCTGCTGCTGACCACTACCGGGTGCAAAACAGGACAACC contains these protein-coding regions:
- a CDS encoding flavodoxin domain-containing protein translates to MKALVVYDSVFGNTEKVAQAIAAALQTTAVPVSQATPDQLEGLDLLIVGSPTRSFRPTEGALQLLNALSKNHLVGAGVAAFDTRIDLTTIDSSVFRFIVDKGGYAANAIAKTLEKKGGRLLASPEGFLVTGEQGPLKDGELERAAAWGEEIVLHE